CGTCACCGGTGTTGGCGGCGATCTTCTCGGCTGAGGCCAGCGCGTCGGGGACCCGCCCTACCTGCAGCAGGGCCCGGGCGTGCACCACCCGGTCGGCGGCGGGTACCGGCTCACGGGTCAACTCGGCGGCCCGCTCGGCGTACTCCACGGCCAGGGCCGGCTCACCGGCGGCCAGTGACCGGCGGGCGGCCCGGCCCAGCGCGGCGATCCCCAGACCGGCGACGGCCCGCGCCGGTGAGTCCGGGCGCAGCCCGACCGCGTCGGCCAGGGCGACCGCCCGCTCGACGTGCGCGGCCACGAAGTCGTCCCGCCCGGCCTCGGCGCCGGTCCCGTCCCGGTTGGCCCCGGTGAACCCGCCGTCGCTCGGGGTCGCGCCCTCCGGCGCCGGGGCGGCCCAGCGGGCCAGCGCGGCGTGCCGCTCGGCCAACTCGGCCTTGCTCACCCCGGCGTAGGCGGCCTCGCGCATCAACGGGGTGGCGAAGGCGTATCCGGTGCGGGTCTTGTGCAGCATCCGGCGTTGCAGCAGTTCCTCGACGGCCCGGTCGAACTCCAGGGCGACCACCGCCGCCGGTCGGCCGTCCCGGCCGGCCCGCTGCCCCCGCAGCGCCTCCAGGGTGCCGCCGGGCACGGTGTCGCCGACCACCGCGGCGTCCCGCAGCACCGAGCGGGCGTCGGCCGGCAGGGCGTCGATCCGGGCGGCCAGCACGGCGGCCAGGTCCCGGGAGAGCAGCCGGCTGCCCAGCGAGCCGGGGGCCAGTCGCCAACCGCCGGCGCCGACCGCGGTCAGCGCGCCCCGCTCCATCAGCAGGGTGACCAGCTCGGCCAGGTAGAACGCGTTGCCCTGGGCGGTGGCGAGCAGCCGGTCGCTGTCGGCCTGGGGCAGCTTTCCGCCGCTGAGGTAGCTGGTGAGCAGCCGGGCCGCGTCGGCGCCGCGCAGCGGGGGCAACGCGTGCACCTCGGCGTCCGCGACCCGGGTCAACGCCCCGGCGGTACGCACCAGCTCGGGCCGCCCGAGCAGCAGCACCAGCACCGGCCCGGAGAGCCGGGACAGGGTGAGGCCCAATGCTCCGATGGTCTCGGCGGTGGCGTCGTGCAGATCGTCGACGATCACCGCCAGGGGTGCCTCCATCGCCAACGCGCTGAGCAGGTCGGCGACGGCGGACGGGGCCGCCTCGGCGTCGGCGGGCGCCCCGCCGGTGCCCCACTCCCCCTGGTCGGTGGGGCTGCCGGTGGGCAGGTCGGCGTAGCCGAGCAGGGCCAGCAGCTGGTCGGCGGCGATCGGGGGCGGCTCGGGGCGCAGCCGGGCCAGGCGTTGACTGAGCCGCCGCAGCCGCTCCTCCACGGCCGGGCGGGTGAGCGCGGTGGCGGTGTCGCTGGGCAACCCGACGGCGGCCCGGACCAGGTCGGCCAGGGGGGCGAGCCGGCGACGTTCACCGAAGGCGGCACAGCGTACGGAGAGCACCCGGGCCCCGGTGTGTGCGGCGTACCGGCCGGCGCCCACGTCGTAGCCGGCGGCGAGGCGTTCCACCTCGGCGGAGAACCGGGACTTGCCGATTCCCGCCTCGGCGGTCATCAGCAGCACCCGGGGTTCGCTGCGGTCGATCACCTCGGCGAGCCGGCCGGCGACCCGCCCGATCTCGGTCTCCCGGCCCACGAAGGGCGCCTCGTCGCCGAGGCCGGAGCGGGTGCCCGGGGCGTCCAGGAGCCCGAGCAGCTCGTACGCCTCGACCGGCTCGCGTTTGCCCTTGAGCCGCAGTGGCCGCAGGGCCCGCCAGGAGGCCACGTGCCGGGTGGCGGCGGAGGTGCGTCCGCCCGCGTAGACCGCCCCGACGGCGGCGGCGTCGGCGAGCCGGGCGGCGGTGTTGACCGTGTCCCCGATGACCGTGTACTCGATGGCGGCCTGGATGCCGGCGATCACGTCGCCGGTGTTCAGCCCGACCCGCAGCCCCAGCGGCGCGCCGCCGCCCCGCTCGTCGTCGAGCACCCGGCGGACCGCCCGCTGCATGGACAGCGCGGCCCGGACCGCCCGTTCGGCGTCGTCCTCGTGCGCCACCGGGGCACCGAAGACCGCCATGATCCCGTCACCGGTGAGCTTGTCGACGTGCCCGCCGAAGGTCTTCACCGCGCCGGCCAGCGCGGCGAGCACCCGGTCGGTGACCGCGCCCACCCGTTCCGGGTCGAGGTCCTCCGACCAGGAGGTGAAGTCGGAGAGGTCGCCGAAGAGCACGGTGACCACCCGGCGCTCGGCCGCCGGCAGCATCGCGGCGGCCGGCAGGGCCGCCCCGCAGTTGTGGCAGAACCGTGCGCCGGGTACCGCGACGGTTCCGCACACCGGGCAGGTCACGGCTGGTCCAACCGCGGCTCCCCGGCGCCGGATTCCCCGGTCGGCACCCCGAGGTGTTCCAGCTGGGCCCGGACCGACCACTCGGCCGCCCACCACAGCGAGCGGTCCACGTCGGCGTAGACCCTTGCGACCACCTCGGCGGCGGTCCGGTCCCCGGCGGCGACCGCCGCCCGCACCTGGTCCAGCCGGGCCCGCCGGTGGGCGAGGTAGTACCGGGCGGCGGCACCGCAGTCGGCCAGCGCCGGGCCGTGTCCGGGCAGGGCGGTCACCCCCTGGTACGCGGTCAGCCGCTCCAGGCTGGCCAGGTAGTCGCCGAGGTTGCCGTCGGGGTGGGCGACCACGGTGGTGCCCCGGCCGAGGATGGTGTCACCGGTCAGCAGCACCTGCTCGTCGCCGTGGCTGACCAGGAAGCAGACCGAGTCGGCGGTGTGCCCCGGCACCGGCAGCGGTTCGATCCGCAGCCCGGCCAGCTCCAGCACCGCACCGTGCGGCGGGCCGAGCGGGGCCGCGGTGATGGTGTGTGCCGGGTCGACGGCCCGGACCTCGACCCCGCCGAGCAGCTCGGCAAGCCGGGCCGAGCCGGCGGTGTGGTCCGGGTGCCCGTGGGTGATCAGCACGGCGGCGATCGGCCCGTGCCCGGCGATCCGGGCCAGGTGCCCCTCGTCGGCCGGGCCGGGGTCGATCACGATCGCCTCGGCCCGGCCGGGGGCCCGCAGCAGCCAGGTGTTGGTGCCGTCGAGGGTCATCGGCCCGGGGTTCGGCGCACGCAGCAGCGTCACCCAACCCGGCAGCTCGTCGGCGAGGGCCGCCGTCGGCGTGGTCACATGACCGGTCATGGCTGCGATCGTACGACCCCGGCGGGCACGGGCCGCGATCTTGGCGGGGCCGGCCGGTGCCGGCGGAGGCGGCGGTGACGCTCGGGCAGGAGGCCGTCGCCCCCCGCACGCTCAGGCGACCTCGAAGAGGACCTCCACCTCGACCGGGGCGTCGAGCGGCAACTCGGCCACGCCGACGGCGCTGCGGGCGTGCCGCCCGGCCTCGCCGAAGACCGTGCCGAACAGGTCGGAGGCGCCGTTGATCACGCCCGGCTGCCCGGTGAAGCCCGGCGCCGAGGCGACGAACCCGGACACCTTGACCACCTTGACCACGTTCTCCAGGCCGACCAGGGCGTCCACCGCGGCCAGCGCGTTGATCGCGCAGCGCTGGGCGAGGTCCTTCGCCTGGTCGGCCGAGACCCCCGCGCCCACCTTGCCGGTGGCCAGCAGCTTGCCGTCGGCGATCGGCAGCTGCCCGGAGACGTGCACGTGCTGGCCGGACTGCACCGCCGGCAGGTAGCTGGCCACCGGGGGCACCACCTCGGGCAGGGTCAGCCCCAGCTCGGCCAGCTTCGCGTGGGGGCCGCCGCTCACGCCTTGGCCCGCTTCAGGTACGCGACGAGCTGATCCGGGTTGGGTCCGGGGATCACGGCGACGAGCTCCCACCCGTCCTCGCCCCAGTTGTCGAGGATCTGCTTGGTCGCGTGGACCAGCAGCGGGACCGTGGAGTACTCCCACTTCTGCATCGCTTCGGGGCTCCCTCTCGTGGCGTCGACTGTCCCCGACAGCCTACGGTCAGCCCGTCGTACGGGGCGGGGGGCGCTGCTCGGGGGCGGTCGGCTCGCCGCACTGCCCGTGGTGGTCGTACGGCTGGGGGCAGCGGGAGCGGTCACCCAGGAGCAGGTCGCAGAAGACCCGTCGCCGGTTGTTCTGGTCGTCGGTGCTGGAGACGGTGGTCTCGCCGGCGTCCAGTTCGGGCAGGAAATCGAGCGACACGGCGACCCGGTTGGCCAGGGCGGTCGCCGCCGCCAGGTTGGTCACCCGGATCGGCAGGTGGATGACGTACCCCGGCTCCTCGTCGTCGCGGCCGTGGTCGTCCAGACGGCTCAGCGTGCGTACCAGTTCGCCGGGGTCGGCGAGGCGTCGGTACGAGCGTTCGTTCAGGGGTGGACCGTTGACCGGCCCCTCAGGTCGGGGGTTGTCCTCCGCGTCGTACATCGCAGTTCCTCCGGGCCTCGTCGTCGTCCATCATTGGCCTGCCGGGCGGACTCTTGGTCGTCGTCCACCGGTGACCTTCACGGGCGCTTCCTGGTCCGCATCGACCCCGCCGTTCGGGCCGAAAGTAGGATCACACCGCACAAGGTTCAACTAGACGCGCAGATTCGACGACCTCAAGTCACATACTTGACAGACGGCGAATCCCGTGCTGACCACGTCACCAGCCAGCCTTTCGTCCGGCGCACATCCGCACGACGGGCCGGCGGCCCGACCATCGGGCCGACGCCCTCCCCGCCGCCGGAGTATCGACGGTTAACCTTCCCTCGGGCGCAGCCCGGCTCGCCCGCCACGCTCGACTCGCGCCCGGCCGCCTCCGCGTGGCCGGACGCCGCATCCCGGGGGACCAGATGACGCAACCACCGTCCGGTGGCTCGACCCCGCAGCACGCCGCCGCCACCGGGGGCCGCCAACCCGCCGCCACCGGTCAGCCGACCCGCGCGGCGCGTTCGCCACGCAGCCGGCGCGGCCTGGTGGTGGTCTCGGTGGTGCTGGTCGCGACCCTGCTGCTCTGCGGGGGCGGCGGCGCCGCCGCGTTCTTCGCCCTGCGCAACGCCGAGAACGGCGAGGGCGCCGAGGAGCCGGCGGTGGCGGTGGAGAGCTTCCTGTCCGCCGTCTACCAGGACCGGGACCCGGCCCAGGCCGCCGAGCTGGTCTGCTCGGACGCTCGCGACGACGAGAAGATCGCCGCGAAGGTCGCCGAGGTGCAGGCGTACGCGGCCAGGTACCGCAACCCCCGCTTCCGGTGGTCGTCGCCGAGCGTGGACAGCCAGAACGGCGAGCGCGCCACGGTCAGCACCAAGCTGACCATGACCACCGCCGACGAGAAGGTCGCCGAGCAGAACCTGCGCTTCACGGTCGTACGCAAGGCGGGTTGGTGGGTCTGCGAGGTGGGCTGACGCCGTCGACTGGATAGGCTCGACGGGTGCGAGTCTCTGAGCGGCCGGCTGACCAGTCCGGTGCGGGCTGGCCGGGCCGCCTGCACGTGGTGACCGGCAAGGGCGGCACCGGCAAGACCAGCGTGGCGGCGGCCCTCGCCCTCGGGCTGGCCGCCGGTGGCCGGCGCACCCTGCTGGTGGAGGTGGAGGGGCGGCAGGGCATCGCCCAGCTCTTCGACACCGAGCCGCTGCCGTACGCCGAACGGCACCTGACCGCGGCACCCGGCGGTGGTGAGGTCCGCGCCCTGGCGGTGGACGCCGAGACGGCGCTGCTGGAATACCTGGACATGTTCTACAAGCTCGGCGGGGCC
Above is a window of Micromonospora yangpuensis DNA encoding:
- a CDS encoding adenylate/guanylate cyclase domain-containing protein, translated to MTCPVCGTVAVPGARFCHNCGAALPAAAMLPAAERRVVTVLFGDLSDFTSWSEDLDPERVGAVTDRVLAALAGAVKTFGGHVDKLTGDGIMAVFGAPVAHEDDAERAVRAALSMQRAVRRVLDDERGGGAPLGLRVGLNTGDVIAGIQAAIEYTVIGDTVNTAARLADAAAVGAVYAGGRTSAATRHVASWRALRPLRLKGKREPVEAYELLGLLDAPGTRSGLGDEAPFVGRETEIGRVAGRLAEVIDRSEPRVLLMTAEAGIGKSRFSAEVERLAAGYDVGAGRYAAHTGARVLSVRCAAFGERRRLAPLADLVRAAVGLPSDTATALTRPAVEERLRRLSQRLARLRPEPPPIAADQLLALLGYADLPTGSPTDQGEWGTGGAPADAEAAPSAVADLLSALAMEAPLAVIVDDLHDATAETIGALGLTLSRLSGPVLVLLLGRPELVRTAGALTRVADAEVHALPPLRGADAARLLTSYLSGGKLPQADSDRLLATAQGNAFYLAELVTLLMERGALTAVGAGGWRLAPGSLGSRLLSRDLAAVLAARIDALPADARSVLRDAAVVGDTVPGGTLEALRGQRAGRDGRPAAVVALEFDRAVEELLQRRMLHKTRTGYAFATPLMREAAYAGVSKAELAERHAALARWAAPAPEGATPSDGGFTGANRDGTGAEAGRDDFVAAHVERAVALADAVGLRPDSPARAVAGLGIAALGRAARRSLAAGEPALAVEYAERAAELTREPVPAADRVVHARALLQVGRVPDALASAEKIAANTGDDTIRVSALLLAGQAHQTLGDQERAVACWQEAMQVATAGALPTLRASAMRRLGMADFVAGRLGEASSRLAAAYQVSLGAQDPRGQAWSLQNLAWVTTTRGDFAGTDAVLGRAARLFAELRDPYGRAWLRGTTAFARLLAGRLREACRLARVFLPFGERVGEAWAVGTLRAVEAYAAAELGELGEADRGARRAYREFAEASDDWGCGFALVVRAVVARGLGEPEHAADLLAEASTYAERTSHPLLTGMAGTLRGFVALDMADCEAAERSARAVLAAVEPHNPQAPAQVGPRVLLATARLAAGDPATAVGLLAPVATAAADAPSLLFSRRHTMARYASALLAHGQVEQALDWARRAVAAPAEDVRSQVVGASVLAEALAAAGRPEEALASAEDAVRLAFSTEQISERLAATRLHARLSGRP
- a CDS encoding MBL fold metallo-hydrolase — protein: MTGHVTTPTAALADELPGWVTLLRAPNPGPMTLDGTNTWLLRAPGRAEAIVIDPGPADEGHLARIAGHGPIAAVLITHGHPDHTAGSARLAELLGGVEVRAVDPAHTITAAPLGPPHGAVLELAGLRIEPLPVPGHTADSVCFLVSHGDEQVLLTGDTILGRGTTVVAHPDGNLGDYLASLERLTAYQGVTALPGHGPALADCGAAARYYLAHRRARLDQVRAAVAAGDRTAAEVVARVYADVDRSLWWAAEWSVRAQLEHLGVPTGESGAGEPRLDQP
- a CDS encoding RidA family protein — encoded protein: MSGGPHAKLAELGLTLPEVVPPVASYLPAVQSGQHVHVSGQLPIADGKLLATGKVGAGVSADQAKDLAQRCAINALAAVDALVGLENVVKVVKVSGFVASAPGFTGQPGVINGASDLFGTVFGEAGRHARSAVGVAELPLDAPVEVEVLFEVA
- a CDS encoding DUF4177 domain-containing protein, translated to MQKWEYSTVPLLVHATKQILDNWGEDGWELVAVIPGPNPDQLVAYLKRAKA